A part of Rattus norvegicus strain BN/NHsdMcwi chromosome 4, GRCr8, whole genome shotgun sequence genomic DNA contains:
- the Npvf gene encoding pro-FMRFamide-related neuropeptide VF precursor, with product MEIISSKRFILLTLATSSFLTSNTLCSDELMMPHFHSKEGYGKYYQLRGIPKGVKERSVTFQELKDWGAKKDIKMSPAPANKVPHSAANLPLRFGRNIEDRRSPRARANMEAGTMSHFPSLPQRFGRTTARCITKTLAGLPQKSLHSLASSELLYAMTRQHQEIQSPGQEQPRKRVFTETDDAERKQEKIGNLQPVLQGAMKL from the exons ATGGAAATTATTTCATCAAAGCGATTCATTTTATTGACTTTAGCAACTTCAAGCTTCTTAACTTCAAACACCCTTTGTTCAGATGAATTAATGATGCCCCATTTTCACAGCAAAGAAGGTTATGGAAAATATTACCAG CTGAGAGGAATCCCAAAAGGGGTAAAGGAAAGAAGTGTCACTTTTCAAGAACTCAAAGATTGGGGGGCAAAGAAAGATATTAAGATGAGTCCAGCCCCTGCCAACAAAGTGCCCCACTCAGCAGCCAACCTTCCCCTGAGGTTTGGGAGGAACATAGAAGACAGAAGAAGCCCCAGGGCACGGGCCAACATGGAGGCAGGGACCAtgagccattttcccagcctGCCCCAAAGGTTTGGGAGAACAACAGCCAGATGCATCACCAAGACACTGGCTGGTTTGCCCCAGAAATCCCTgcactccctggcctccagtgAATTGCTCTATGCCATGACCCGCCAGCATCAAGAAATTCAGAGTCCTGGTCAAGAGCAACCTAG GAAACGGGTGTTCACGGAAACAGATGATgcagaaaggaaacaagaaaaaataggAAACCTCCAGCCAGTCCTTCAAGGGGCTATGAAGCTGTGA